In Actinomadura citrea, a single window of DNA contains:
- a CDS encoding metallophosphoesterase family protein: MGRTVIVGDVHGCFDELIELLEKVGLRPDDLLVSVGDLVDRGPAPGEVVGFFRGRPNSVVVMGNHERKHVRGIFSYAQEITRLQMGDGYAEAVAWMRTLPYFFEDEHVRVVHAALVPGVPLAGQREEILCGATSGERRLATLFPDGHWHDRYTDGKPVVFGHHVAGREPLIRDGRVFGLDTGACHGWNLTALCVPGFTVHSVEAHADHWSVAKRRWQLPVLKTKPWGDFAWEELSEKIARFSGTSDAASREWLRAVEEWAAGVRALIPALVDAACRAAGALTADEMRRHPAASVLFQAHGGRLGLGVLEKRCTTPGRVLELAAALGVAAPEPPDAAGRSRQG, encoded by the coding sequence GTGGGACGCACTGTCATCGTGGGCGACGTTCACGGCTGCTTCGACGAGCTGATCGAGCTGCTGGAGAAGGTCGGACTTCGGCCGGACGACCTTCTGGTCAGCGTGGGCGATCTGGTCGACCGGGGGCCGGCGCCCGGTGAGGTCGTCGGCTTCTTCCGCGGGCGTCCGAACTCGGTCGTGGTCATGGGAAACCACGAGCGCAAGCACGTGCGGGGGATCTTCTCCTATGCGCAGGAGATCACGCGACTGCAGATGGGGGACGGCTACGCGGAGGCGGTCGCTTGGATGCGGACGCTTCCGTACTTCTTCGAGGACGAGCATGTGCGGGTCGTCCATGCCGCGCTGGTTCCCGGCGTTCCGCTCGCCGGCCAGCGGGAGGAGATCCTCTGCGGGGCGACCAGCGGCGAACGGCGGCTCGCCACGCTTTTCCCGGACGGCCACTGGCACGACCGCTACACCGACGGCAAGCCGGTCGTGTTCGGTCACCACGTCGCCGGGCGGGAGCCGCTGATCCGGGACGGCAGGGTCTTCGGGCTCGACACCGGCGCCTGCCACGGCTGGAACCTGACCGCGCTGTGCGTTCCGGGCTTCACGGTCCACTCGGTGGAGGCGCACGCCGACCACTGGTCGGTGGCCAAGCGCCGATGGCAGTTGCCGGTACTGAAGACCAAGCCTTGGGGTGACTTCGCTTGGGAGGAGCTGAGCGAGAAGATCGCTCGGTTCTCCGGCACGTCCGACGCGGCCTCGCGGGAATGGCTTCGGGCGGTTGAGGAGTGGGCCGCGGGGGTGCGGGCACTGATTCCCGCTCTGGTCGACGCGGCGTGCCGGGCCGCGGGGGCGCTGACCGCGGACGAGATGCGACGGCACCCGGCCGCGTCCGTGCTGTTCCAGGCCCATGGCGGACGGCTCGGCCTGGGCGTCCTGGAGAAGCGGTGCACGACCCCGGGCCGCGTCCTGGAACTGGCGGCCGCGCTGGGGGTCGCCGCACCCGAACCTCCGGACGCCGCCGGGCGATCTCGTCAGGGATAA
- a CDS encoding SDR family NAD(P)-dependent oxidoreductase, translating into MSKVWFITGSSRGLGRSFVEAALSRGDKVAATARNTASLDELVAAYGEAVLPLALDVTDRGAAFEGVRRAAEHFGRLDVIVNNAGYAQVGAIEELTERELRDQMETNLFGAVWVVQAALPYLREQGFGHIVQLSSAAGLIAMPLGGAYHASKWALEGLNEALAQEVAGFGIKVTVIEPGGFATRAGKNPDPLDNGHMADPDPAYGALRRRLAEVTGKQPTGDPAAAAQTLLKIVDSDDPPLRVLFGQGFYPMIQKAYADRLKVWDDGQELSAEAHGNLDLKTR; encoded by the coding sequence ATGAGCAAGGTCTGGTTCATCACCGGTTCGTCGCGTGGCCTGGGCCGCAGTTTCGTCGAGGCCGCTCTGTCGCGCGGCGACAAGGTGGCCGCGACCGCTCGGAACACCGCAAGCCTGGATGAGCTGGTCGCCGCCTACGGCGAGGCGGTGCTCCCGCTCGCGTTGGACGTGACGGACAGGGGTGCCGCCTTCGAGGGCGTGCGGCGGGCCGCCGAGCACTTCGGCCGTCTCGACGTCATCGTGAACAACGCCGGTTACGCCCAGGTCGGTGCGATCGAGGAGCTGACCGAGCGGGAGCTGCGCGACCAGATGGAGACCAACCTGTTCGGCGCGGTGTGGGTCGTGCAGGCCGCACTGCCCTACCTGCGAGAGCAGGGGTTCGGGCACATCGTCCAGCTGTCGTCGGCCGCCGGTCTCATCGCGATGCCGCTCGGCGGCGCCTACCACGCCTCCAAGTGGGCGCTGGAGGGCCTGAACGAAGCCCTCGCCCAGGAAGTCGCCGGCTTCGGAATCAAGGTGACCGTGATCGAGCCCGGCGGGTTCGCCACCCGGGCCGGCAAGAACCCCGACCCCCTCGACAACGGCCACATGGCCGACCCCGATCCGGCTTACGGCGCCCTCCGCCGACGCCTCGCCGAGGTCACCGGGAAACAGCCGACCGGCGACCCGGCTGCCGCCGCCCAGACCCTCCTCAAGATCGTCGACTCCGACGACCCGCCCCTGCGGGTCCTGTTCGGCCAGGGCTTCTACCCGATGATCCAGAAGGCCTACGCCGACCGGCTCAAGGTCTGGGACGACGGACAGGAGCTGTCGGCCGAGGCTCACGGCAACCTTGATCTCAAGACCCGGTGA
- a CDS encoding glyoxalase superfamily protein, translating to MDFKLELVAVPVSDVDRAKAFYTEKAGFDLDHDHRVSEEIRFVQLTPPGSACSIAIGKGLVDTAPGSAQGLQLVVSDADAARAELAGRGVEVSEVQEFPWGRFVYFQDPDGNGWSVQQLVAQG from the coding sequence ATGGACTTCAAGCTTGAGCTGGTCGCGGTGCCCGTCTCGGACGTGGACCGTGCCAAAGCGTTCTATACCGAGAAGGCCGGGTTCGATCTCGACCATGACCACCGGGTGAGCGAGGAGATCCGGTTCGTGCAGCTGACGCCGCCCGGATCGGCGTGCTCGATCGCCATCGGCAAGGGGCTCGTCGACACGGCGCCCGGGTCCGCGCAGGGGCTGCAACTGGTCGTCTCGGACGCCGATGCCGCCCGGGCGGAGCTCGCCGGACGGGGTGTCGAGGTCAGCGAGGTGCAGGAGTTCCCCTGGGGCCGGTTCGTCTACTTCCAGGACCCGGACGGGAACGGCTGGAGCGTCCAGCAGCTCGTGGCGCAGGGCTGA
- a CDS encoding GNAT family N-acetyltransferase — MIKVRSFAETDRAELRGLFRRAGEASPSAAQWGHEDSEAAIYLNPYMDLAPDSLFVAVLDGALVGYLTGCLDSAKFPSESERVGRAIRKYRLVFRPRTAPFFARAALDAASVALRREPTAREFHDARRPAHLHINLTPEARGTGAADALMNRWFDRLKETGSPGCFLQTLVENTRAVRFFQRMGFVEHGPTPLVPGFRYGGRRMHQQTMVWTP; from the coding sequence ATGATCAAGGTGCGCTCCTTTGCGGAGACCGACCGCGCGGAGCTGCGCGGGCTGTTCCGGCGCGCGGGCGAAGCGTCCCCGAGCGCCGCCCAGTGGGGTCACGAGGACTCCGAAGCGGCCATCTACCTGAACCCGTACATGGATCTGGCACCGGACTCGCTCTTCGTCGCCGTGCTCGACGGAGCCCTGGTCGGTTACCTGACGGGGTGCCTCGACAGTGCGAAGTTCCCCAGTGAGAGCGAACGCGTCGGCCGGGCCATCCGGAAGTACCGACTGGTCTTCCGGCCAAGGACCGCCCCCTTCTTCGCGCGCGCGGCACTTGACGCGGCGTCGGTGGCGCTCCGGCGGGAACCCACCGCGCGGGAGTTCCACGACGCCCGGCGGCCGGCGCACCTGCACATCAACCTGACGCCGGAGGCCCGGGGAACGGGTGCCGCCGACGCGCTGATGAACCGTTGGTTCGACCGGCTCAAGGAGACCGGCTCGCCCGGATGCTTCTTGCAGACCCTGGTCGAGAACACCCGTGCCGTGCGGTTCTTCCAGCGCATGGGTTTCGTCGAGCACGGCCCGACTCCTCTCGTCCCCGGCTTCAGATACGGCGGCCGGCGGATGCACCAGCAGACGATGGTCTGGACCCCTTAG
- a CDS encoding TraR/DksA family transcriptional regulator — MTTAEERLIADRAGTLKLMASLTGDWEGVVEASAQTGVDDEHDPEGATIAFERARIEASLSRSRAHLADIDDALGRLRDGTYGVCERCGGPVGAERLAARPATRICFACADA, encoded by the coding sequence ATGACCACCGCTGAGGAACGGCTGATCGCGGATCGTGCCGGCACGTTGAAGCTCATGGCGTCGCTGACCGGCGACTGGGAGGGTGTCGTCGAGGCGTCGGCGCAGACGGGGGTGGACGACGAGCACGATCCGGAGGGCGCCACCATCGCCTTCGAGCGCGCCCGGATCGAGGCGTCCCTGAGCCGGTCCCGCGCGCATCTGGCCGACATCGATGACGCGCTGGGCCGGCTCCGCGACGGCACCTACGGCGTCTGCGAACGCTGCGGCGGCCCGGTCGGGGCGGAGCGCCTGGCCGCGCGGCCGGCCACCCGCATCTGCTTCGCCTGCGCCGACGCGTGA
- a CDS encoding alpha/beta fold hydrolase, with protein sequence MGSPRRMPRVDGVEHRFVEARGIRFHVAEAGEGPPLLLVHGFPQHWYAWRHLVPLLADRYRLVMPDMRGAGWSDAPYRGYGTRARAADLLALMDALALDRAGLVGHEWGAWAGFRACLDAPDRFTRLLALNIVHPWPDQGATRRNAWRMWHTALWEYPLLGGAILRHWPGFTRFHLRRGVADPSCWRAGEMEEFVESVRSRARAHAGRALHWQYVLRDIPALATGRFRRERLAVPATVLLGADDFAFVPEMLAGGARHADELDSRTVPGGHYLADERPELVAATIRELFPTTGATVQHRPLPRSRPDRAPAPAQART encoded by the coding sequence ATGGGATCACCTCGGCGGATGCCTCGGGTGGACGGCGTCGAGCACCGGTTCGTGGAGGCGCGAGGGATACGCTTCCACGTCGCCGAAGCGGGGGAGGGGCCACCGTTGCTTCTGGTGCACGGCTTCCCGCAGCACTGGTACGCGTGGCGGCATCTGGTTCCCCTGCTCGCCGACCGGTACCGCCTGGTGATGCCCGACATGCGCGGGGCGGGCTGGTCGGACGCGCCCTACCGGGGGTACGGCACCCGGGCCCGGGCCGCCGACCTGCTCGCTCTCATGGACGCCCTCGCGCTCGACCGGGCGGGCCTGGTCGGGCATGAGTGGGGCGCCTGGGCCGGTTTCCGGGCCTGTCTGGACGCGCCCGACCGGTTCACCCGGCTCCTCGCCCTCAACATCGTCCACCCCTGGCCCGACCAGGGCGCCACCCGCCGTAACGCCTGGCGCATGTGGCACACCGCGCTATGGGAGTATCCCCTGCTCGGCGGCGCGATCCTCCGGCACTGGCCAGGGTTCACGCGGTTCCACCTGCGCCGGGGCGTCGCCGATCCCTCCTGCTGGCGCGCGGGGGAGATGGAGGAGTTCGTGGAATCGGTGCGCTCGCGGGCTCGCGCCCACGCGGGGCGCGCCCTGCACTGGCAGTACGTGCTGCGTGACATCCCCGCCCTCGCCACCGGCCGGTTCCGCCGCGAGCGCCTCGCCGTGCCCGCGACGGTCCTGCTCGGCGCCGATGACTTCGCGTTCGTGCCGGAGATGCTGGCGGGCGGGGCCCGCCATGCCGACGAGCTCGACTCCCGAACCGTCCCCGGCGGGCACTACCTTGCTGACGAACGACCCGAACTGGTCGCCGCGACCATCCGGGAGCTCTTCCCCACCACAGGGGCCACCGTTCAGCACAGGCCGCTTCCACGGAGCCGGCCCGACCGCGCGCCGGCCCCGGCGCAGGCGCGCACATGA
- a CDS encoding RNA polymerase sigma factor, which yields MTADPEHIATLVRGAQRGDSMAMQELLDLLAPYVGRLCGPIALQDGPDAAQETLIAVFRGISRLREPAALFGWVRAIAIREAVRTARRAGAPAQPLDLDSVPRPDDPHLAAEVGDLLDRLSPEHRAVLVLRDVERLDERTVSELLHISTGTVKSRLHRARKSFRKGWQG from the coding sequence GTGACGGCCGATCCCGAGCACATCGCCACGCTGGTCCGGGGCGCCCAGCGCGGCGACAGCATGGCCATGCAGGAACTGCTCGACCTGCTGGCCCCCTACGTCGGCAGGCTCTGCGGGCCCATCGCCCTGCAGGACGGCCCGGACGCCGCGCAGGAGACGCTGATCGCCGTGTTCCGCGGGATCTCCCGTCTGCGCGAGCCCGCCGCCCTGTTCGGCTGGGTCCGCGCCATCGCGATCCGCGAAGCCGTCCGGACCGCGCGACGGGCCGGGGCGCCCGCACAGCCGCTGGACCTCGACTCCGTCCCCCGGCCGGACGATCCGCACCTGGCCGCCGAGGTCGGCGATCTCCTCGACCGGCTCTCACCCGAGCACCGCGCCGTCCTGGTCCTGCGCGACGTGGAGCGCCTGGACGAGCGAACCGTGAGCGAACTGCTCCACATCTCCACGGGCACGGTGAAGTCGCGTCTCCACCGAGCACGCAAGAGCTTCCGGAAGGGATGGCAAGGATGA
- a CDS encoding ABC-F family ATP-binding cassette domain-containing protein — MPLPVPAGDSAHVRAQDVAVTRGSRRVLHDVSVTVSARSRIAIVGENGRGKTTLLHVLAGLIQPDEGTVHRAGAIGLARQELAAHDGETVGTLTSAALAAPLAALAALDEATAAVTAGDPTADDRYAAALEAATRLDAWDAERRVDVALDALGACTDRGRRLTTLSVGQRYRVRLACLLAARHDVLLLDEPTNHLDAGGLDFLTRRLREHDGGLAVVSHDRALLRDVADRFLDLDPSRDGTPRLYAGGYDAWQDARRSERERWEQDFEQQQAEHQRLRDAVSKARDRLSTGWRPDKGTGKHQRQSRAPGVVQALNRRQDALEAHRINVPEPPPTLRWPDLGIRARTPRLRAHEVTVEGRLTGPIDVTLDGGDRLLVTGPNGAGKSTLLAVLAGSLQPTHGRLWRANDTRVALITQETTEHDPELTAREVYAHHVGRLVARAALRDADIVPLGALGLLDSAAMRTPTARLSQGQQRRLDLALALAERPGLILLDEPTNHLSSALVDELTDAIRATSAAIVVATHDRQLLRDLADWPRLDIGRLED, encoded by the coding sequence ATGCCCCTGCCCGTCCCGGCGGGCGACAGCGCGCACGTCCGCGCCCAGGACGTCGCGGTCACCCGCGGGTCGCGGCGTGTGCTGCACGACGTGTCGGTCACCGTCTCGGCCCGGTCCCGGATCGCCATCGTGGGCGAGAACGGCCGTGGCAAGACGACGCTGCTGCACGTCCTCGCCGGCCTGATCCAGCCCGATGAGGGCACCGTGCACCGCGCCGGCGCGATCGGCCTGGCCCGCCAGGAGCTGGCGGCGCACGACGGTGAGACCGTCGGCACCCTGACGTCCGCGGCGCTGGCCGCGCCGCTCGCGGCCCTCGCCGCGCTGGACGAGGCGACCGCGGCCGTGACCGCCGGTGATCCGACCGCCGACGACCGCTACGCCGCGGCGCTGGAGGCCGCCACCCGGCTCGACGCCTGGGACGCCGAACGCCGCGTCGACGTCGCCCTCGACGCCCTCGGCGCATGCACGGACCGCGGCCGCCGGTTGACGACGCTGTCGGTCGGGCAGCGCTACCGGGTGCGGCTGGCCTGCCTGCTCGCCGCCCGGCACGACGTGCTGTTGCTCGACGAGCCGACCAACCACCTCGACGCCGGGGGGCTGGACTTCCTGACCCGCCGGCTCCGGGAGCACGACGGCGGCCTCGCCGTCGTCAGCCACGACCGGGCGCTGCTCCGCGACGTCGCCGACCGGTTCCTCGACCTCGACCCCAGCCGGGACGGCACGCCACGGCTCTACGCCGGCGGCTATGACGCCTGGCAGGACGCACGGCGCAGCGAGCGTGAGCGCTGGGAACAGGACTTCGAGCAGCAGCAGGCCGAGCACCAACGGCTGCGGGACGCGGTGTCCAAGGCCCGCGACCGGTTGTCCACCGGCTGGCGGCCGGACAAGGGCACTGGCAAGCACCAGCGCCAGTCCCGCGCCCCGGGCGTCGTTCAGGCCCTGAACCGGCGGCAGGACGCCCTTGAGGCGCACCGCATCAACGTGCCGGAGCCGCCGCCGACCTTGCGATGGCCCGACCTCGGGATCCGAGCGCGAACACCACGGCTGCGGGCCCATGAGGTCACCGTCGAGGGGCGACTGACCGGGCCGATCGACGTCACCCTCGACGGCGGCGACCGGCTGCTCGTCACCGGGCCCAACGGTGCCGGAAAATCCACGCTTCTCGCGGTGCTGGCCGGTTCTCTCCAACCCACGCACGGACGCCTCTGGAGAGCGAACGACACCCGAGTCGCCCTGATCACGCAGGAGACCACCGAGCACGACCCCGAACTCACCGCCCGCGAGGTGTACGCCCACCATGTGGGGCGGCTGGTGGCCCGCGCGGCGCTGCGCGACGCCGACATCGTCCCGCTCGGGGCGCTCGGGCTCCTGGACTCCGCTGCGATGCGCACGCCGACCGCGCGGCTGTCGCAGGGCCAGCAGCGGCGCCTCGACCTGGCCCTCGCGCTGGCCGAGCGCCCGGGCCTGATCCTGCTCGACGAACCGACCAACCACCTGTCGTCGGCGCTGGTCGACGAGCTGACCGACGCGATCCGCGCCACCAGCGCCGCCATCGTCGTCGCCACCCACGACCGGCAACTTCTGAGAGACCTCGCCGACTGGCCGCGCCTCGACATCGGACGCCTGGAGGACTGA
- a CDS encoding 3'-5' exonuclease encodes MESFGRFLNVVDVEATCWDGRPPPGQVSEIIEIGLCVVDVESRRRVAKHRILVRPVRSAVSAFCTELTGLTQAEVEGGVEFREACALLEREHRSRSRAWASWGDYDRKQFERQCSGGRVSYPFGSRHTNAKQAFTDYFGLNRKLGMSAALDHADLPLEGRHHSGVDDAWNIAALILRITSGEGRAGSDEDAPQPNGGL; translated from the coding sequence ATGGAGAGTTTCGGGCGGTTTCTCAACGTCGTCGATGTGGAGGCGACCTGCTGGGACGGGCGGCCGCCGCCTGGTCAGGTCAGCGAGATCATCGAGATCGGGCTGTGCGTCGTGGACGTGGAGTCGCGGCGGCGGGTGGCCAAGCACCGCATCCTGGTCCGTCCCGTCCGGTCTGCGGTCAGCGCCTTCTGCACTGAGCTGACCGGGTTGACCCAGGCGGAAGTCGAGGGCGGTGTCGAATTCCGGGAGGCGTGCGCCCTCCTGGAACGGGAACATCGGTCGAGGTCACGTGCTTGGGCGAGTTGGGGTGACTACGACCGCAAGCAGTTCGAGCGTCAGTGTTCGGGCGGGCGGGTCTCCTACCCGTTCGGCTCGCGGCACACCAACGCCAAACAAGCATTCACCGACTACTTCGGCCTCAACCGGAAGCTGGGCATGAGCGCGGCGCTGGACCACGCCGACCTTCCCCTGGAGGGCCGTCACCACAGCGGAGTCGACGATGCCTGGAACATCGCCGCACTGATCCTCAGAATCACTTCCGGCGAGGGCCGGGCCGGCTCGGACGAGGACGCGCCCCAGCCCAACGGCGGGCTGTGA
- a CDS encoding epoxide hydrolase family protein, with amino-acid sequence MTAPHDFPLEPTPIHVADEVLDDLRARLALTRPPLDEGNADWSYGVPDGYLRGLVAYWRDGYDWRKAEAAINAYEHFQVDVAGVPVHFMRKPGRGTRPIPLILTHGWPWTFWHWSKVIDPLADPAAFGGDPADAFDVIVPSLPGFGFPGPLTGFPDVNFWKVSDLWHTLMTETLGYEKYAAGGCDIGGIVTSQLGHKYADELYGIHIGSGLPLDFFTGPRAWDFARNRPLTDDQPAEVRARIIEMDHRSASHLTVHMLDGATLAHGLSDSPAGLLAWLLERWNAWSDNGGDVEFVFTKDDLLTHATIYWVNNSIATSMRYYANANRYPWAPAHDRTPVVQAPVGLTFVTYENPPGIHTADERVRAFKNGPQADWFNHVNVNAHDHGGHFIPWENPDAWVSDLRRTFHGRRP; translated from the coding sequence ATGACCGCCCCGCACGACTTCCCCTTGGAGCCCACGCCGATCCATGTGGCCGATGAGGTCCTTGATGATCTGCGCGCCCGCCTCGCGTTGACCCGTCCGCCGCTGGACGAGGGGAATGCGGACTGGTCCTACGGCGTCCCGGACGGCTATCTCCGTGGGCTGGTCGCCTACTGGCGGGACGGCTACGACTGGCGCAAGGCCGAGGCCGCCATCAACGCCTACGAGCACTTCCAGGTGGACGTCGCCGGTGTCCCGGTGCACTTCATGCGCAAGCCCGGGCGCGGGACTCGCCCGATCCCGCTGATCCTCACCCACGGCTGGCCGTGGACGTTCTGGCACTGGTCGAAGGTGATCGACCCGCTCGCCGACCCGGCCGCGTTCGGCGGTGACCCCGCCGACGCGTTCGACGTCATCGTGCCGTCCCTGCCCGGCTTCGGTTTCCCCGGCCCGCTCACGGGCTTTCCGGACGTCAACTTCTGGAAGGTCTCCGACCTCTGGCACACCCTGATGACCGAGACCCTGGGATACGAGAAGTACGCCGCCGGGGGCTGCGACATCGGCGGGATCGTCACCAGCCAGCTCGGCCACAAGTACGCCGACGAGCTGTACGGCATCCACATCGGCTCCGGGCTGCCGCTCGACTTCTTCACCGGGCCCCGCGCCTGGGACTTCGCCCGGAACCGTCCCCTCACCGACGACCAGCCCGCCGAAGTCCGCGCCCGCATCATCGAGATGGACCACCGCTCGGCGTCCCACCTGACCGTGCACATGCTCGACGGCGCCACGCTGGCCCACGGGCTGAGCGACTCACCCGCCGGACTGCTCGCCTGGCTGCTGGAGCGCTGGAACGCCTGGAGCGACAACGGCGGCGACGTCGAGTTCGTCTTCACCAAGGACGACCTGCTCACCCACGCCACGATCTACTGGGTGAACAACTCCATCGCCACGTCCATGCGTTACTACGCCAACGCCAACCGCTACCCCTGGGCCCCCGCCCACGACCGCACCCCGGTCGTGCAGGCCCCGGTCGGCCTCACCTTCGTCACCTACGAGAACCCGCCCGGCATCCACACCGCCGACGAGCGCGTCCGGGCGTTCAAGAACGGCCCGCAGGCCGACTGGTTCAACCACGTCAACGTCAACGCCCACGACCACGGCGGCCACTTCATCCCCTGGGAGAACCCCGACGCCTGGGTGAGCGACCTGCGCCGCACCTTCCACGGCCGCAGGCCCTGA
- a CDS encoding GMC oxidoreductase — protein MLGRTGAAAAPVPAPIPNGARVPVLVIGTGYGGSVAALRLAQAGVDVHMVEMGMTWDTPGSDGKIFSGMRSPDYRAYWLRTRTKQPLSNFLGFPIDKDVPRYTGILDAEDFGGILVYQGRGVGGGSLVNGGMAVTPKRSRFSSVLPSVNADEMYNVYYPRANAGLGVNEIDRAWFDTTDCYQYARVGRKHAQRSGFEFVYVPNVYDFNYMKQEAAGAVPKSALNAEILYGNNYGKKSLQKTYLAQAKATGRVAISAQHRVTSVSPASGGGYTVAIEQIDTTGAVVATKTVTAGRVFFAAGSVGTSKLLVKLKATGALPNLNGEIGKGWGDNGNVMVGRANHLWDPTGSLQSGMPTGGIDNWDAGGAFAEVAPLPTGIETYASFYLSITNTPHRAQFSWNASAGRVDLDWQTAWKQSSIDMAKSIFDKINSKEGTIYRTDLFGTYKIWGDHLTYHPLGGAVLNKATDNYGRLHGHPGLYAIDGSLIPGNTSVNPFVTITALAERNIEKIIATDL, from the coding sequence ATGCTCGGTCGGACCGGCGCCGCGGCGGCCCCGGTTCCGGCGCCGATCCCCAACGGCGCCCGCGTCCCCGTCCTCGTCATCGGCACCGGGTACGGCGGCTCGGTCGCCGCGCTGCGCCTCGCCCAGGCGGGCGTCGACGTCCACATGGTCGAGATGGGCATGACCTGGGACACCCCGGGTTCGGACGGCAAGATCTTCTCGGGCATGAGGTCGCCGGACTACCGGGCCTACTGGCTCCGGACGCGGACCAAGCAGCCCCTCAGCAACTTCCTCGGCTTCCCGATCGACAAGGACGTCCCCAGGTACACCGGGATCCTGGACGCCGAGGACTTCGGCGGCATCCTCGTCTACCAGGGCCGCGGTGTCGGCGGCGGCTCCCTGGTCAACGGCGGTATGGCGGTCACGCCGAAGCGGTCGCGGTTCAGTTCCGTCCTGCCCTCGGTGAACGCCGACGAGATGTACAACGTCTACTACCCGCGCGCCAACGCCGGGCTGGGCGTCAACGAGATCGACCGGGCCTGGTTCGACACCACCGACTGCTACCAGTACGCGCGGGTCGGACGTAAGCACGCCCAGCGCTCGGGGTTCGAGTTCGTCTACGTCCCGAACGTCTACGACTTCAACTACATGAAGCAGGAGGCGGCCGGCGCCGTGCCGAAGTCGGCGCTCAACGCCGAGATCCTCTATGGCAACAACTACGGCAAGAAGTCACTCCAGAAGACCTACCTGGCGCAGGCCAAGGCCACGGGCCGGGTCGCCATCTCGGCGCAGCACCGGGTGACGTCGGTGTCGCCCGCGTCCGGCGGCGGGTACACGGTCGCCATCGAGCAGATCGACACGACCGGCGCCGTCGTGGCGACCAAGACGGTGACCGCCGGCCGGGTGTTCTTCGCCGCCGGCAGCGTCGGCACCAGCAAGCTGCTGGTCAAGCTGAAGGCGACCGGTGCGCTGCCCAACCTGAACGGCGAGATCGGGAAGGGCTGGGGCGACAACGGCAACGTCATGGTCGGCCGCGCCAACCACCTGTGGGACCCGACCGGCAGCCTCCAGTCGGGCATGCCGACCGGCGGCATCGACAACTGGGACGCCGGCGGCGCGTTCGCCGAGGTCGCGCCGCTGCCGACCGGGATCGAGACGTACGCCTCGTTCTACCTGTCGATCACCAACACCCCGCACCGGGCCCAGTTCTCCTGGAACGCCTCCGCGGGACGGGTCGACCTCGACTGGCAGACCGCCTGGAAGCAGTCCAGCATCGACATGGCCAAGTCGATCTTCGACAAGATCAACAGCAAGGAGGGGACGATCTACCGGACCGACCTCTTCGGCACCTACAAGATCTGGGGCGACCACCTCACCTACCACCCGCTCGGCGGCGCCGTCCTGAACAAGGCGACCGACAACTACGGCCGGCTGCACGGCCACCCCGGCCTCTACGCCATCGACGGCTCGCTCATCCCGGGCAACACCAGCGTGAACCCGTTCGTCACCATCACCGCCCTCGCCGAGCGCAACATCGAGAAGATCATCGCCACCGACCTGTGA